A window of the Hordeum vulgare subsp. vulgare chromosome 5H, MorexV3_pseudomolecules_assembly, whole genome shotgun sequence genome harbors these coding sequences:
- the LOC123451908 gene encoding protein PIN-LIKES 7, giving the protein MGFLSLLVVASMPIVQVLLIGVIGAFLASGYSKVFTASARRDMNKVVFTVFTPSLIFANLAKTVTLSDVISWWFMPVNIAITFLVGSALGWLACKILKPPQHFRGLIMAFCSAGNLGNLLLIVVPAVCDEDGNPFGNDRSQCRSRGLSYSSLSMALGGLFIWTYTYSLMQKSGKLYHKMQSKSVQCPADSDEEHLQGFKAGDEEAALPPSASPEEHDEGSRIEAPLLSCESDVANNKGFWTNLKEAVHQLVEELMAPPTISAIIGFVVGLVPWLKSLIIGDGAPLRVIQDSLELMGNGTIPCITLILGGNLTQGLRKSVLKRSVIVAIVCIRYVAMPVIGIAVVRAAHGVGFLPHDPLYRYVLMLQFALPPAMNIGTMAQLFDVGQEECSVIFLWTYLVAAVALTTWSTVFMSILS; this is encoded by the exons ATGGGCTTCTTGTCGCTGCTCGTGGTGGCATCCATGCCCATCGTCCAGGTCCTGCTCATCGGCGTCATCGGAGCCTTCCTCGCCTCTGGTTACAGCAAGGTTTTCACCGCCAGCGCCCGCAGGGACATGAACAAG GTTGTTTTTACAGTCTTCACCCCATCGCTCATCTTCGCCAACCTCGCCAAGACGGTCACGCTGTCCGACGTCATCTCCTG GTGGTTCATGCCGGTGAACATAGCAATCACATTCCTGGTTGGCAGTGCTCTAGGCTGGCTAGCGTGCAAGATCCTGAAACCGCCGCAGCATTTTCGTGGCCTTATCATGGCCTTCTGCTCAGCAG GAAACCTCGGCAACCTGCTGCTGATCGTCGTCCCGGCCGTCTGCGACGAAGATGGCAACCCGTTTGGGAACGATCGGAGCCAGTGCCGATCGCGCGGCCTCTCCTACTCGTCGCTGTCCATGGCT CTCGGTGGCCTGTTCATATGGACGTACACATACAGCCTGATGCAGAAGTCCGGCAAGCTGTACCACAAGATGCAGTCCAAGAGCGTCCAGTGCCCGGCCGACAGTGACGAGGAGCATCTCCAGGGGTTCAAAGCCGGCGACGAGGAAGCGGCTCTCCCGCCGTCCGCTAGCCCTGAAGAACACGATGAGGGGAGCCGGATT GAGGCTCCACTCCTGTCGTGCGAGAGCGATGTCGCCAACAACAAAGGGTTCTGGACGAACCTGAAGGAGGCCGTGCACCAGCTCGTCGAGGAGCTCATGGCGCCGCCGACCATATCCGCG ATAATTGGATTCGTTGTTGGGCTAGTTCCATGGCTGAAGTCGCTGATCATCGGCGACGGCGCCCCTCTCAGGGTTATCCAGGATTCTTTGGAGTTGATGGG TAATGGCACTATACCCTGCATCACCCTCATCCTGGGAGGAAACCTGACACAAG GGCTGCGGAAGTCGGTGCTGAAGCGTTCGGTGATCGTGGCGATCGTGTGCATCCGCTACGTGGCTATGCCGGTGATCGGCATCGCCGTCGTGCGCGCGGCACACGGGGTCGGGTTCCTTCCCCATGATCCTCTCTACCGGTACGTGCTGATGTTGCAGTTTGCGCTGCCGCCCGCCATGAACATCGGGACCATGGCGCAGCTGTTCGACGTCGGGCAGGAGGAGTGCTCGGTGATCTTCCTGTGGACGTACCTCGTCGCCGCGGTCGCGCTCACCACATGGTCCACCGTCTTCATGTCCATCCTCTCCTGA